A window from Citrobacter amalonaticus encodes these proteins:
- the pepN gene encoding aminopeptidase N, with translation MTQQPQAKYRHDYRAPDYQITDIDLTFDLDAEKTVVTAVSQAVRHGASDAPLKLDGEDLTLVSLHVNDEPWTAYKEEAGALVISNLPERFTLRIVNEISPARNTALEGLYQSGDALCTQCEAEGFRHITWYLDRPDVLARFTTKIIADKSQYPFLLSNGNRTGEGELENGRHWVQWQDPFPKPCYLFALVAGDFDVLRDTFTTRSGREVALELYVDRGNLDRAPWAMTSLQNSMKWDEERFGLEYDLDIYMIVAVDFFNMGAMENKGLNIFNSKYVLARTDTATDKDYLDIERVIGHEYFHNWTGNRVTCRDWFQLSLKEGLTVFRDQEFSADLGSRAVNRISNVRTMRGLQFAEDASPMAHPIRPDMVIEMNNFYTLTVYEKGAEVIRMIHTLLGEANFQKGMQLYFERHDGSAATCDDFVQAMEDASNVDLSHFRRWYSQSGTPIVTVKDDYNPETEQYTLTLSQRTPPTPDQAEKLPLHIPFAIELYDNEGKVIPLQKGGHPVNSVLNFTQAEQTFVFDNVYFQPVPALLCEFSAPVKLEYKWSDQQLTFLMRHARNDFSRWDAAQSLLATYIKLNVARHQQGQPLSLPVHVADAFRAVLLDEKIDPALAAEILTLPTATEMAELFDIIDPLAIAEVREALTRTLATELADEFLAIYNANRLEEYRVEHADIGKRTLRNACLRFLAFGETTLADTLVSKQYREANNMTDALAALSAAVAAQLPCRDALMQEYDDNWHQDGLVMDKWFILQATSPADNVLDTVRGLLKHRSFSLSNPNRIRSLIGAFAGSNPAAFHAEDGSGYQFLVEMLTELNSRNPQVASRLIEPLIRLKRYDVKRQQKMRAALEQLKGLENLSGDLYEKVTKALA, from the coding sequence ATGACACAACAGCCACAAGCCAAATACCGCCACGACTACCGTGCGCCTGATTACCAGATTACTGATATTGACTTGACCTTTGACCTGGATGCTGAAAAAACCGTGGTCACGGCAGTGAGCCAGGCTGTTCGTCATGGCGCATCGGATGCCCCGCTGAAACTGGATGGAGAAGATCTGACGCTGGTCTCTCTCCACGTCAACGATGAACCGTGGACCGCTTATAAAGAAGAAGCGGGTGCGCTGGTGATCAGCAATCTGCCCGAGCGTTTTACGCTGCGTATTGTGAATGAAATCAGCCCGGCCCGGAATACCGCGCTGGAAGGCCTGTATCAATCGGGCGATGCACTCTGCACCCAGTGCGAAGCGGAAGGCTTCCGCCATATTACCTGGTATCTCGACCGCCCTGACGTGCTGGCGCGTTTTACCACCAAAATTATTGCCGATAAGAGTCAATATCCGTTCCTGCTCTCCAACGGTAACCGCACCGGCGAGGGGGAACTGGAAAACGGTCGTCACTGGGTTCAGTGGCAGGATCCGTTCCCGAAGCCGTGCTATCTGTTTGCGCTGGTTGCCGGTGATTTCGACGTGCTGCGCGACACCTTTACGACCCGTTCCGGGCGCGAAGTCGCGCTGGAGCTGTACGTGGATCGCGGCAATCTCGACCGTGCGCCGTGGGCGATGACCTCGTTACAGAACTCAATGAAGTGGGACGAAGAGCGCTTCGGCCTGGAGTACGATCTCGACATCTATATGATCGTCGCTGTCGACTTCTTTAATATGGGCGCGATGGAGAATAAAGGGCTTAATATCTTTAACTCCAAATATGTGCTAGCGCGTACCGATACCGCCACCGACAAAGACTATCTCGATATTGAGCGCGTGATCGGCCATGAATATTTCCACAACTGGACCGGTAACCGCGTTACCTGCCGCGACTGGTTCCAGTTGAGCCTGAAAGAGGGCTTGACCGTTTTCCGCGATCAGGAGTTCAGTGCGGATCTCGGTTCCCGTGCCGTTAACCGGATTAGCAACGTGCGCACCATGCGCGGCCTGCAGTTTGCAGAAGATGCCAGTCCGATGGCGCATCCGATCCGCCCGGACATGGTCATTGAAATGAACAACTTCTACACCCTGACCGTGTATGAAAAGGGCGCAGAAGTGATTCGCATGATCCACACCCTGCTGGGTGAGGCAAATTTCCAGAAAGGGATGCAACTGTACTTTGAACGTCACGACGGCAGCGCGGCGACCTGCGATGACTTCGTTCAGGCCATGGAAGATGCGTCCAACGTTGATCTTTCCCACTTCCGCCGCTGGTACAGCCAGTCCGGCACGCCAATTGTCACCGTTAAAGATGACTACAACCCGGAAACCGAACAATACACGCTGACTCTCAGCCAGCGCACGCCGCCAACGCCGGATCAGGCGGAAAAACTGCCGCTGCATATTCCGTTTGCCATCGAACTGTATGACAACGAAGGTAAAGTGATCCCGCTGCAAAAAGGCGGTCACCCGGTGAATTCGGTACTGAATTTCACCCAGGCGGAGCAGACGTTTGTCTTTGATAACGTTTACTTCCAGCCGGTACCGGCGCTGTTGTGCGAGTTTTCAGCTCCGGTGAAACTGGAGTATAAGTGGAGCGATCAGCAGCTGACGTTCCTGATGCGTCATGCGCGCAATGACTTCTCCCGTTGGGACGCAGCGCAAAGCCTCCTGGCAACGTATATCAAGCTGAACGTGGCGCGCCATCAACAAGGACAACCGCTTTCTCTGCCGGTGCATGTGGCGGATGCGTTCCGCGCGGTGCTGCTGGATGAGAAGATCGATCCGGCGCTGGCGGCGGAGATCCTGACGCTGCCGACGGCAACAGAAATGGCTGAGCTGTTTGATATCATCGATCCGCTGGCGATCGCTGAAGTTCGCGAAGCGTTAACGCGTACGCTGGCGACCGAACTGGCGGATGAGTTCCTGGCGATCTACAACGCCAACCGGCTGGAGGAGTACCGTGTTGAGCATGCGGACATCGGTAAACGTACGCTGCGTAACGCCTGCCTGCGCTTCCTGGCCTTTGGTGAAACGACGCTGGCGGACACGCTGGTAAGTAAGCAGTATCGTGAAGCTAACAACATGACCGATGCGCTGGCGGCGCTGTCTGCGGCCGTAGCGGCGCAACTGCCGTGCCGTGATGCGCTGATGCAGGAGTATGACGACAATTGGCATCAGGACGGTCTGGTGATGGACAAATGGTTTATCCTGCAGGCCACCAGCCCGGCGGATAACGTGCTGGATACGGTACGTGGTCTGTTGAAACATCGTTCGTTCAGCCTGAGCAACCCGAACCGTATTCGTTCGCTAATTGGTGCGTTTGCCGGCAGTAACCCGGCGGCGTTCCATGCGGAAGATGGCAGCGGATATCAGTTCCTGGTTGAGATGTTGACCGAGCTTAACAGCCGTAACCCGCAGGTGGCGTCACGTCTGATCGAACCCTTGATCCGTCTGAAACGTTACGATGTGAAGCGTCAGCAAAAAATGCGTGCCGCGCTGGAACAATTGAAAGGGCTGGAGAATCTTTCCGGCGATCTGTACGAGAAGGTAACCAAAGCGTTAGCCTGA
- the aspC gene encoding aspartate transaminase codes for MFENITAAPADPILGLADLFRADDRPSKINLGIGVYKDETGKTPVLTSVKKAEQYLLENETTKNYLGIDGIPEFGRCTQELLFGKGSHLINDKRARTAQTPGGTGALRVAADFLAKNTAVKRVWVSNPSWPNHKSVFNSAGLEVREYAYYDAENHSLDFDALLNSLSEAQAGDVVLFHGCCHNPTGIDPTLEQWQTLAQLSVEKGWLPLFDFAYQGFARGLEEDAEGLRAFAALHKELIVASSYSKNFGLYNERVGACTLVAADSETVDRAFSQMKSAIRANYSNPPAHGASVVATILSNDALRAIWEQELTDMRQRIQRMRLLFVNTLQEKGAERDFSFIIKQNGMFSFSGLTKEQVLRLREEFGVYAVASGRVNVAGMTPDNMAPLCEAIVAVL; via the coding sequence ATGTTTGAGAACATTACTGCCGCCCCTGCCGACCCCATTCTGGGTCTGGCCGATCTGTTTCGTGCTGATGACCGTCCTTCGAAAATTAACCTTGGGATCGGTGTCTATAAAGATGAAACTGGCAAAACGCCAGTGCTGACCAGCGTTAAAAAAGCCGAGCAATACTTACTCGAAAATGAAACAACAAAAAACTACCTCGGCATTGACGGTATTCCGGAATTTGGCCGTTGCACGCAGGAGCTGCTGTTCGGCAAAGGTAGTCATCTTATCAATGACAAACGCGCACGCACGGCGCAAACGCCGGGCGGCACCGGCGCGCTACGCGTTGCTGCCGACTTCCTGGCAAAAAATACGGCAGTAAAACGCGTCTGGGTGAGCAACCCAAGCTGGCCGAACCATAAGAGCGTGTTTAACTCCGCCGGGCTGGAAGTACGCGAGTACGCTTATTACGACGCAGAAAACCATTCACTCGACTTCGATGCGCTGCTAAACAGCCTGAGCGAAGCACAGGCGGGCGATGTGGTGCTATTCCACGGTTGCTGCCATAACCCAACCGGTATCGATCCTACGCTTGAGCAGTGGCAAACCCTGGCACAGCTTTCCGTCGAGAAAGGCTGGTTGCCGCTATTTGACTTCGCGTATCAGGGCTTCGCTCGTGGTCTGGAAGAAGACGCGGAAGGACTGCGCGCGTTCGCCGCGCTGCACAAAGAGCTGATTGTCGCGAGCTCCTACTCCAAGAACTTTGGCCTGTACAACGAACGTGTGGGTGCCTGTACGTTGGTTGCGGCAGATTCGGAAACCGTTGACCGCGCCTTCAGCCAGATGAAATCCGCCATTCGTGCGAACTACTCTAACCCGCCAGCCCACGGCGCATCAGTGGTTGCCACAATCCTCAGCAACGATGCGCTGCGCGCAATCTGGGAACAGGAACTGACCGACATGCGCCAGCGCATTCAGCGTATGCGTCTGCTGTTTGTGAACACCCTGCAAGAGAAAGGGGCTGAACGCGATTTCAGCTTCATCATCAAACAAAACGGCATGTTCTCATTCAGCGGCCTGACCAAAGAGCAGGTTCTGCGTCTGCGTGAAGAGTTTGGCGTTTATGCGGTGGCTTCTGGTCGCGTCAACGTTGCCGGAATGACGCCTGATAACATGGCGCCGCTGTGCGAAGCCATTGTTGCCGTGCTGTAA
- the pncB gene encoding nicotinate phosphoribosyltransferase: MTQFASPVLHSLLDTDAYKLHMQQAVFHHYYDVQVAAEFRCRGDDLLGIYADTIREQVNAMQHLRLQDEEYQWLSGLPFFKADYLNWLRDFRYNPQQVSISNDNGKLNIRLTGPWSEVIMWEVPLLAVISELVHRYRSPEVGVAQALDTLETKLVDFSALTSSLDMSRFHLMDFGTRRRFSREVQQAIVKRLQQESWFVGTSNYDLARRLSLTPMGTQAHEWFQAHQQISPELATSQRAALAAWLNEYPDQLGIALTDCITMDAFLRDFGSEFATRYQGLRHDSGDPVEWGEKAIAHYEKLGIDPHSKTLVFSDNLDLNKAVDLYRHFSSRVQLSFGIGTRLTCDIPQVKPLNIVIKLVECNGKPVAKLSDSPGKTICHDKAFVRALRKAFDLPLIKKAS; encoded by the coding sequence ATGACACAATTCGCTTCTCCTGTTCTGCACTCGTTGCTGGATACAGATGCTTATAAGTTGCATATGCAGCAAGCCGTATTTCACCACTACTATGATGTGCAAGTAGCGGCTGAATTTCGTTGCCGAGGCGACGACCTGCTGGGTATTTATGCCGACACCATTCGCGAGCAGGTTAATGCTATGCAGCATCTGCGCCTGCAGGATGAAGAGTACCAGTGGCTCTCCGGCCTGCCCTTCTTCAAAGCGGATTACCTCAACTGGCTGCGCGATTTTCGCTATAACCCGCAACAGGTATCCATCAGCAACGACAACGGGAAGCTGAATATCCGCTTAACTGGCCCATGGAGTGAAGTCATCATGTGGGAAGTCCCACTGCTGGCGGTGATCAGTGAGCTGGTCCACCGGTATCGCTCACCAGAAGTGGGCGTCGCGCAGGCCCTCGATACGCTGGAGACGAAACTAGTCGATTTCTCTGCTTTAACGTCAAGTCTCGATATGTCCCGCTTCCACCTGATGGATTTCGGCACTCGTCGCCGTTTTTCCCGTGAAGTGCAACAGGCTATCGTTAAGCGTTTGCAGCAGGAGTCGTGGTTTGTTGGCACCAGTAACTACGATCTGGCGCGTCGTTTGTCGCTAACCCCGATGGGCACACAAGCGCACGAGTGGTTCCAGGCGCATCAACAGATAAGCCCTGAACTGGCAACCAGTCAACGCGCCGCTCTCGCCGCATGGCTGAATGAATATCCGGATCAGCTAGGTATTGCGCTGACCGACTGCATCACAATGGATGCGTTCTTACGCGATTTTGGCAGCGAATTTGCCACCCGTTACCAGGGACTGCGCCATGACTCTGGCGATCCGGTTGAATGGGGTGAAAAAGCTATCGCTCACTATGAAAAGTTAGGTATCGACCCGCACAGCAAAACGCTGGTCTTTTCCGACAATCTGGATCTGAATAAAGCCGTCGATCTTTACCGGCATTTTTCATCCCGCGTGCAGTTGAGTTTTGGTATTGGCACGCGTCTGACGTGCGATATTCCGCAGGTTAAGCCGCTTAACATCGTGATAAAACTGGTGGAGTGCAACGGTAAACCGGTTGCCAAACTGTCTGATAGTCCGGGCAAAACCATTTGCCACGACAAAGCTTTTGTTCGCGCATTGCGCAAAGCATTTGATTTACCGCTTATCAAAAAAGCCAGTTAA
- the asnS gene encoding asparagine--tRNA ligase, with protein MSVVPVADVLQGRVAVDSEVTVRGWVRTRRDSKAGISFLAVYDGSCFDPVQAVINNSLPNYNEEVLRLTTGCSVIVTGKVVASPGQGQSFEIQASEVEVSGWVEDPDTYPMAAKRHSIEYLREVAHLRPRTNMIGAVARVRHTLAQALHRFFDEQGFFWVSTPLITASDTEGAGEMFRVSTLDLENLPRDDQGKVDFDKDFFGKESFLTVSGQLNGETYACALSKIYTFGPTFRAENSNTSRHLAEFWMLEPEVAFANLSDIAGLAEGMLKYAFKAVLTERADDMKFFAERVDKEAISRLERFIEADFAQVDYTDAIVILEECIKKGRKFENPVYWGVDLSSEHERYLAEEHFKAPVVVKNYPKDIKAFYMRLNEDGKTVAAMDVLAPGIGEIIGGSQREERLDVLDARMLEMGLNKEDYWWYRDLRRYGTVPHSGFGLGFERLIAYVTGVQNVRDVIAFPRTPRNATF; from the coding sequence ATGAGCGTTGTGCCTGTAGCCGACGTACTCCAGGGCCGCGTAGCCGTTGACAGCGAAGTCACCGTGCGCGGATGGGTACGTACCCGCCGAGATTCAAAAGCTGGCATCTCCTTCCTCGCCGTTTATGACGGTTCCTGCTTTGATCCTGTACAGGCCGTCATTAATAATTCTCTGCCCAATTACAATGAAGAAGTGCTGCGTCTGACCACCGGCTGCTCCGTTATCGTCACCGGCAAGGTTGTGGCCTCTCCGGGACAAGGACAGAGTTTTGAGATCCAGGCCTCTGAGGTTGAAGTCAGCGGTTGGGTTGAAGATCCAGACACCTACCCGATGGCGGCGAAACGTCACAGCATCGAGTACCTGCGTGAAGTTGCGCACCTGCGTCCGCGTACCAACATGATTGGTGCCGTTGCACGTGTTCGCCACACGCTGGCCCAGGCGCTGCACCGTTTCTTTGATGAGCAGGGCTTCTTCTGGGTTTCCACTCCGCTGATCACCGCATCCGATACCGAAGGTGCTGGTGAGATGTTCCGCGTGTCGACGCTGGATCTGGAAAACCTGCCGCGTGACGATCAGGGCAAAGTGGATTTCGACAAAGACTTCTTTGGTAAAGAGTCCTTCCTGACCGTATCCGGCCAGTTGAACGGTGAAACTTACGCCTGTGCGCTGTCGAAAATCTATACCTTCGGCCCGACTTTCCGTGCGGAAAATTCCAACACCAGCCGTCACCTGGCGGAGTTCTGGATGCTGGAACCGGAAGTGGCGTTCGCCAACCTGAGCGATATCGCCGGCCTGGCGGAAGGCATGCTGAAATATGCCTTCAAAGCCGTACTGACCGAGCGTGCTGACGACATGAAGTTCTTTGCCGAGCGCGTGGATAAAGAGGCGATTAGCCGGCTGGAACGTTTCATTGAAGCGGATTTCGCCCAGGTAGATTACACCGATGCAATCGTTATTCTGGAAGAGTGCATTAAGAAAGGCAGAAAGTTTGAGAACCCGGTTTACTGGGGTGTCGATCTCTCCTCCGAGCACGAACGTTATCTGGCAGAAGAACACTTTAAGGCACCAGTGGTAGTGAAAAACTATCCGAAAGATATTAAAGCGTTCTATATGCGCCTGAACGAAGATGGAAAAACCGTTGCCGCGATGGACGTTCTGGCGCCGGGTATCGGTGAAATCATCGGTGGTTCTCAGCGTGAAGAGCGTCTGGATGTGCTGGATGCGCGCATGCTGGAAATGGGTCTCAATAAAGAAGATTACTGGTGGTATCGCGATCTGCGCCGCTACGGTACCGTGCCGCACTCCGGCTTCGGTCTCGGCTTTGAGCGCCTGATCGCCTACGTCACCGGCGTACAGAACGTTCGTGACGTGATTGCCTTCCCGCGTACACCGCGTAATGCGACGTTCTAA
- the ssuC gene encoding aliphatic sulfonate ABC transporter permease SsuC yields MATPTKKWLLRVAPWFLPVGIVAVWQLASSMGWLSGRILPSPEGVIIAFWTLSASGELWQHLAISSWRALIGFSIGGSIGLTLGLISGLSRWGERLLDTSIQMLRNVPHLALIPLVILWFGIDETAKIFLVALGTLFPVYINTWHGIRNIDRGLVEMARSYGLSGFSLFIHVILPGALPSIMVGVRFALGLMWLTLIVAETISANSGIGYLAMNAREFLQTDIVVVAIILYALLGKLADVSAQLLERVWLRWNPAYHVKEATV; encoded by the coding sequence ATGGCAACGCCAACGAAAAAGTGGTTGTTACGCGTTGCCCCCTGGTTTTTACCGGTGGGCATCGTCGCCGTCTGGCAACTGGCCTCCTCCATGGGCTGGCTCTCCGGGCGTATTTTACCCTCGCCGGAAGGGGTGATCATCGCCTTCTGGACGCTCTCCGCCAGCGGCGAACTCTGGCAGCATCTGGCCATCAGTTCCTGGCGTGCGCTGATTGGCTTTTCGATCGGCGGTTCGATTGGCCTGACGCTGGGGCTGATCAGCGGCTTATCGCGCTGGGGAGAACGCCTGCTGGATACCTCCATTCAGATGCTGCGCAACGTTCCACATCTGGCTCTCATCCCGTTAGTGATTTTGTGGTTTGGCATTGATGAAACCGCGAAGATTTTTCTGGTCGCGCTGGGGACGCTCTTTCCTGTCTATATCAATACCTGGCACGGGATCCGCAACATCGATCGCGGCCTGGTGGAGATGGCGCGTAGCTACGGATTATCCGGCTTTTCGCTGTTTATCCATGTGATCCTGCCCGGCGCCCTGCCCTCGATCATGGTCGGCGTGCGCTTTGCGCTGGGGCTGATGTGGCTGACGCTGATCGTCGCGGAGACCATTTCAGCCAATTCAGGAATCGGTTATCTGGCGATGAACGCTCGCGAATTCCTGCAAACGGATATCGTGGTTGTCGCCATTATTCTCTACGCCCTGCTCGGTAAACTGGCCGACGTCAGCGCTCAACTGCTGGAACGCGTCTGGTTGCGCTGGAACCCGGCTTATCATGTGAAGGAGGCCACCGTATGA
- a CDS encoding MBL fold metallo-hydrolase: protein MNYRIIPVTAFSQNCSLIWCEQTRLAALVDPGGDAEKIKQEVDASGITLTQILLTHGHLDHVGAAAELAQHYGVPVIGPEKEDEFWLQGLPAQSRMFGLGECQPLTPDRWLNEGDRVSVGNVTLQVLHCPGHTPGHVVFFDEQSQLLISGDVIFKGGVGRSDFPRGDHSQLIDSIKRKLLPLGDDVTFIPGHGPLSTLGYERLHNPFLQDEMPAW from the coding sequence ATGAACTATCGTATTATTCCGGTCACCGCGTTCTCCCAGAACTGTTCTTTGATCTGGTGTGAGCAAACGCGTCTGGCAGCGCTTGTCGATCCCGGCGGCGATGCTGAAAAAATCAAACAGGAAGTGGATGCCAGCGGCATCACGTTGACGCAGATCCTGCTCACTCACGGACACCTCGATCATGTGGGTGCCGCGGCGGAACTGGCGCAACACTACGGAGTACCGGTTATCGGTCCGGAAAAAGAAGATGAGTTCTGGCTGCAGGGTTTGCCTGCACAGAGTCGCATGTTTGGCCTCGGCGAATGTCAGCCACTGACGCCCGACCGTTGGCTTAACGAAGGAGATCGTGTCAGCGTAGGGAATGTGACTTTACAGGTGTTGCATTGCCCGGGCCATACGCCTGGACACGTTGTTTTCTTTGATGAGCAGTCGCAACTTCTTATCTCAGGCGACGTGATTTTTAAAGGTGGAGTCGGGCGCAGTGATTTCCCGCGCGGCGATCACAGCCAGTTGATTGACTCGATCAAACGTAAGCTGTTGCCGTTAGGCGATGACGTGACGTTTATTCCGGGTCATGGCCCGCTGTCGACGCTGGGCTATGAACGGTTGCACAATCCGTTCCTGCAGGATGAAATGCCTGCCTGGTAA
- the ssuB gene encoding aliphatic sulfonates ABC transporter ATP-binding protein translates to MNTARLNQGTPLLLNAVTKKYAGNIVLNQLDLHIPAGQFVAVVGRSGGGKSTLLRLLAGLESPNAGELLAGTTPLRDSQDDTRMMFQDARLLPWKSVIDNVGLGLKGHWRDAARQALAAVGLEERASEWPAALSGGQKQRVALARALIHRPGLLLLDEPLGALDALTRLEMQDLIVSLWQEHGFTVLLVTHDVSEAVAMADRVLLIEDGKIGLDLTVDIARPRRLGSVRLAELEANVLSRVMQRGVTEQPIRRHG, encoded by the coding sequence ATGAATACCGCCCGTCTGAACCAGGGTACACCGCTCCTGCTGAATGCGGTAACGAAAAAGTACGCGGGTAACATCGTACTGAATCAGCTTGATCTCCATATCCCGGCGGGACAGTTTGTTGCCGTCGTCGGGCGTAGCGGTGGGGGAAAAAGCACTCTGCTACGCCTGCTGGCGGGGCTGGAATCGCCGAACGCCGGTGAACTGCTGGCAGGGACCACGCCGCTTCGCGATAGTCAGGACGACACCCGCATGATGTTTCAGGATGCCCGACTTTTGCCGTGGAAATCGGTGATCGACAACGTGGGACTGGGTCTGAAGGGCCACTGGCGGGACGCTGCGCGTCAGGCGCTGGCGGCGGTTGGGCTGGAAGAGCGGGCGAGCGAATGGCCAGCAGCGCTTTCCGGCGGACAAAAGCAGCGAGTTGCCCTTGCGCGGGCGCTAATCCACCGGCCGGGCCTGCTGTTGCTTGACGAACCGCTTGGCGCGCTGGATGCGTTAACACGTCTGGAGATGCAAGATCTCATTGTTTCGCTGTGGCAGGAGCATGGTTTTACCGTGCTACTGGTGACACATGACGTCAGCGAAGCCGTGGCGATGGCCGATCGGGTGTTGCTGATTGAGGATGGCAAGATTGGACTGGATTTGACGGTCGACATTGCACGCCCCCGCCGCCTGGGATCGGTGCGTTTAGCGGAGCTGGAGGCCAACGTATTGAGTCGGGTGATGCAGCGTGGGGTAACGGAACAGCCGATCCGTCGGCATGGATAA
- the ompF gene encoding porin OmpF, with protein MMKRNILAVVIPALLVAGAANAAEIYNKDGNKLDLYGKAVGLHYFSDNKGNDGDQTYARLGFKGETQINDQLTGYGQWEYNFAGNNSEGGSDAQNNNKTRLAFAGLKFGDAGSFDYGRNYGIVYDALGYTDMLPEFGGDTAYSDNFFVGRVGGVATYRNANFFGLVDGLNFGVQYLGKNERASSYEVDATDPTSTNFSDVRRSNGDGVGGSISYEFEGFAVVGAYGAADRTNAQQDPALRGSGEKAEQWATGLKYDANNIYLATNYGETRNATPISGGFANKTQDFFVVAQYQFDFGLRPSISYNKSKAKDVEGVGSEDLVNYIEVGATYYFNKNMSTYVDYQINQIDSDNKLGVNSDDTVALGIVYQF; from the coding sequence ATGATGAAGCGCAATATTCTGGCAGTGGTTATCCCTGCCCTGCTGGTAGCCGGTGCAGCTAACGCTGCAGAAATCTACAACAAAGACGGCAACAAACTGGACCTGTACGGTAAAGCGGTAGGTCTGCACTATTTTTCTGATAACAAAGGCAACGACGGCGACCAGACTTATGCTCGTCTTGGTTTCAAAGGGGAAACTCAGATCAATGACCAACTGACCGGTTACGGCCAGTGGGAATATAACTTCGCCGGTAACAACTCTGAAGGCGGTTCTGACGCACAGAACAACAACAAAACCCGTCTGGCGTTCGCCGGTCTGAAATTCGGTGATGCGGGCTCCTTCGACTATGGTCGTAACTACGGTATCGTTTACGATGCACTGGGTTACACCGATATGCTGCCAGAATTCGGCGGTGATACTGCATACAGCGATAACTTCTTCGTTGGCCGTGTTGGTGGCGTAGCAACTTACCGTAACGCTAACTTCTTCGGTCTGGTTGATGGCCTGAACTTCGGTGTTCAGTACCTGGGCAAAAACGAGCGCGCAAGCAGCTACGAAGTTGACGCTACCGATCCGACCAGCACCAACTTCAGCGATGTTCGTCGTTCTAATGGTGACGGCGTTGGCGGCTCCATCAGCTATGAGTTCGAAGGCTTCGCTGTTGTAGGTGCTTACGGTGCAGCTGACCGTACTAATGCACAGCAAGATCCGGCACTGCGTGGCAGTGGCGAAAAAGCTGAGCAGTGGGCGACCGGTCTGAAATATGACGCGAACAACATCTACCTGGCGACCAACTACGGTGAAACCCGTAACGCTACTCCGATCAGCGGTGGTTTCGCCAACAAAACTCAGGACTTCTTCGTGGTCGCTCAGTACCAGTTCGATTTCGGCCTGCGTCCGTCCATCTCCTACAACAAATCTAAAGCGAAAGACGTAGAAGGTGTAGGTAGCGAAGATCTGGTGAACTACATTGAAGTGGGTGCCACCTACTACTTCAACAAAAACATGTCCACCTATGTTGACTACCAGATCAACCAGATTGATTCTGACAACAAACTGGGCGTGAACTCTGACGACACCGTTGCTCTGGGTATCGTATACCAGTTCTAA